From Doryrhamphus excisus isolate RoL2022-K1 chromosome 22, RoL_Dexc_1.0, whole genome shotgun sequence, one genomic window encodes:
- the scd gene encoding acyl-CoA desaturase, whose amino-acid sequence MTEAEEKKQQQQQQQQQKRKKQEKERTSSNGAPEACREDVFDHTYKEKEGPKPPLLIVWRNVILMTLLHTGAAYGVLLIPAALPATLLWSVLCFLVSALGVTAGAHRLWSHRSYKASLPLRIFLAVANSMAFQNDIFEWARDHRVHHKYSETDADPHNATRGFFFAHIGWLLVRKHPDVIEKGRKLELNDLLADKVVMFQRKHYKLSVLLMCFFVPMFVPWYFWGETIWVAYFIPALLRYTLVLNATWLVNSAAHMWGNRPYDKSINPRENKFVTFSAIGEGFHNYHHTFPYDYATSEFGCKLNITTCFIDFMCFLGLAKDCKRVSHEMVLARIQRTGESSYRSG is encoded by the exons ATGACGGAGGCGGaggagaagaagcagcagcaacagcagcagcagcagcagaagaggaagaagcagGAAAAGGAACGGACATCCAGTAATGGAGCTCCGGAGGCCTGCAGGGAAGATGTTTTCGACCACACGTACAAGGAGAAGGAAGGCCCCAAACCTCCGCTGCTCATCGTGTGGAGGAACGTCATCCTGATGACTCTGCTGCACACAGGTGCCGCCTACGGAGTCCTCCTCATCCCGGCAGCCTTGCCAGCCACCCTGCTCTGGT CCGTGCTTTGCTTTTTGGTAAGCGCTTTAGGAGTGACGGCGGGAGCTCACAGACTGTGGAGTCACAGGTCGTACAAAGCGTCGTTACCGTTGAGGATCTTCCTGGCCGTGGCCAACTCTATGGCCTTTCAG AATGATATCTTCGAATGGGCCCGGGACCACAGGGTGCACCACAAGTACTCCGAGACGGACGCCGACCCGCACAACGCCACGCGGGGCTTCTTCTTTGCCCACATCGGTTGGCTGCTGGTGCGCAAACACCCCGACGTCATTGAGAAGGGACGCAAGCTGGAACTTAACGACCTGCTGGCTGACAAAGTCGTCATGTTTCAGAGGAA GCACTACAAGCTATCGGTGCTGCTGATGTGCTTCTTCGTCCCCATGTTCGTGCCGTGGTACTTTTGGGGCGAGACCATATGGGTGGCGTACTTCATCCCGGCGTTGCTGCGCTACACGCTGGTCCTCAACGCCACCTGGCTGGTCAACAGCGCCGCGCACATGTGGGGCAACAGGCCATACGATAAGAGCATCAACCCCCGGGAGAACAAGTTTGTCACGTTCAGTGCCATAG GCGAAGGATTTCACAACTACCACCACACGTTCCCGTACGACTACGCCACCAGCGAGTTCGGCTGCAAACTGAACATCACCACCTGCTTCATTGACTTCATGTGCTTCTTGGGCTTGGCCAAGGACTGCAAGAGGGTGTCCCACGAGATGGTCCTGGCCCGGATACAGCGGACGGGTGAGAGTAGCTACCGCAGTGGCTAA